A genomic window from Yoonia rosea includes:
- a CDS encoding polysaccharide deacetylase family protein — protein MIQLKTHDRYDYSAITARPDYTWPGGKRLAVYIGLNLEHFAFGEGLGAELAPGGPQPDVLNYAWRDYGNRVGAWRMLEMFDAMNLPASVLANSVMYDYAPDLMAAFSARGDEIVGHGRTNSERQSTLSPAEEEALIVEATEVLTKAEGKGPKGWLSPWIAESPVTPDLLKKAGYDYTLNWCMDDQPVWMRTAHGPLLSIPYPQEANDIPSIVARKDGAAAFADILIDTFDEMLEQSKAQPLVMGIALHPYLVGQPYRLRHLRRALTHICQHRDDIWITQAGEIYDVVCKQMDA, from the coding sequence ATGATCCAACTGAAGACCCACGACCGATACGACTACTCCGCCATTACAGCCAGACCGGACTACACATGGCCCGGCGGCAAACGGTTGGCCGTCTATATCGGCCTGAATCTCGAACACTTTGCCTTTGGTGAAGGGCTGGGGGCCGAACTGGCACCCGGTGGACCACAACCCGACGTTCTGAACTACGCATGGCGCGACTATGGCAACCGTGTTGGCGCGTGGCGCATGCTTGAAATGTTCGATGCGATGAACCTGCCTGCAAGCGTTCTGGCCAATTCGGTGATGTATGATTACGCCCCCGATCTGATGGCGGCATTCAGCGCGCGTGGCGATGAAATAGTGGGGCATGGCCGCACCAATTCGGAACGTCAAAGCACCCTGTCGCCTGCGGAAGAAGAAGCCCTGATTGTTGAAGCGACCGAGGTTTTGACCAAGGCGGAAGGAAAAGGCCCGAAAGGCTGGCTCTCACCATGGATCGCGGAAAGTCCCGTCACACCGGATTTGCTGAAGAAGGCGGGCTATGACTACACCTTGAACTGGTGCATGGACGACCAACCCGTCTGGATGAGGACCGCGCATGGACCCCTTTTGTCCATCCCATACCCGCAAGAAGCCAACGACATCCCATCAATTGTTGCGCGTAAAGACGGTGCTGCGGCGTTTGCCGATATTCTGATCGACACGTTTGACGAGATGCTGGAACAATCGAAAGCGCAACCCTTAGTGATGGGCATTGCTTTACATCCCTACCTTGTTGGCCAACCCTACCGCCTGCGCCACCTTCGCCGCGCTTTGACCCACATTTGCCAACACCGTGATGACATCTGGATCACCCAAGCGGGTGAGATCTATGATGTTGTCTGCAAACAAATGGATGCGTAA
- a CDS encoding glycosyltransferase, with translation MRICIATGNYYEAGETQVNHHIANLFGGNTIVLSRKSNGLDPIGKPLHVWLLRPKGIGALPHYASLIWRMACQQSTKVASRRETQEICAFLQAEKAQVVLAEFGHHALPVYRAAMMTGLPFYVYFRGADASKHLRKRGRAADYRKMLKHAAGVFAVSQFLLDELAARGVIHENAHVIPSGVDTQRVKPGSKVSGRYLFVGRFVHKKQPLLALEAFSKVAASKQTAHFRMIGNGELHAACLARAAELGLTDRVTFLGHVDHKEVQSEMANAEFVLVPSKTAENGDTEGLPMVLQEAMAAGAIVVATDHAGIPEALQNGLTGFVVPESDPSAFCSAVKSAAMLTEQELAEMRNQARAFAVQHLDQATLMAKLEEKMRRGPQ, from the coding sequence ATGAGGATTTGTATAGCAACAGGCAATTACTATGAAGCCGGTGAAACACAGGTCAATCATCACATTGCCAATCTATTCGGCGGAAACACGATTGTATTATCCAGAAAGTCGAACGGATTAGATCCTATCGGAAAACCACTGCATGTCTGGCTCCTGCGGCCGAAAGGCATTGGTGCATTGCCTCATTATGCCTCTCTGATTTGGCGCATGGCATGTCAGCAGAGCACTAAGGTTGCATCGCGGCGCGAAACGCAGGAGATTTGCGCCTTCTTGCAGGCCGAAAAAGCACAGGTCGTCCTCGCCGAGTTCGGTCATCATGCCTTACCGGTATATCGTGCGGCGATGATGACCGGGCTACCCTTTTATGTCTATTTCCGTGGCGCCGATGCGTCAAAGCATTTGCGAAAACGAGGCCGCGCTGCAGATTATCGCAAAATGCTGAAACACGCAGCAGGTGTTTTTGCGGTGTCGCAGTTTCTATTGGACGAACTCGCCGCACGCGGGGTAATCCACGAGAACGCACATGTGATCCCAAGCGGTGTCGATACACAGCGCGTTAAGCCGGGCTCTAAAGTTTCTGGGCGGTACCTTTTTGTCGGGCGTTTCGTCCACAAGAAACAGCCACTTCTCGCCTTGGAGGCATTCTCCAAAGTTGCCGCGTCAAAACAAACTGCCCATTTTAGGATGATCGGAAACGGTGAGTTGCATGCAGCTTGTTTGGCGCGCGCAGCGGAATTGGGGCTCACAGACAGGGTCACATTTCTTGGGCATGTCGATCATAAAGAAGTTCAGTCCGAAATGGCGAATGCCGAGTTCGTATTGGTCCCATCAAAGACAGCCGAAAATGGTGATACAGAAGGCCTGCCAATGGTCTTGCAAGAAGCCATGGCAGCTGGAGCAATCGTTGTAGCGACCGACCACGCTGGCATACCAGAAGCCTTGCAAAACGGTCTGACAGGTTTCGTTGTTCCAGAGAGCGATCCATCTGCGTTTTGTTCGGCTGTAAAGTCAGCGGCAATGCTCACGGAGCAGGAGCTCGCCGAGATGCGCAATCAGGCGCGAGCTTTTGCAGTCCAACACTTGGATCAGGCCACGCTAATGGCAAAGCTTGAAGAGAAGATGAGGCGCGGTCCTCAATAA
- a CDS encoding glycosyltransferase family 25 protein codes for MTNFTRNDLKVWVINLDRSPERMERMRMSLEAHGIAFTRFSAIDGARISESLRKKVDSQAYERSMGQYLLPGKVGCYYSHLSVWKELAASEYPVGLILEDDIVLHDDFVEALEASLSAAECWDILRLNATRAKFPLRRGQAGRWNINGYLGRFTGNGCYLIKADVAGRISATIENMRLPFEHEIGRFYAHDYRLAGLEPFPSHIEDFGLSQIVGENNTDLKKPSLYKRIPHFFWKVASYFRRAAYLVHPQGWPKPTKQRAD; via the coding sequence TTGACCAATTTTACGCGAAATGATCTGAAGGTCTGGGTGATCAATCTGGATAGATCACCAGAGCGCATGGAGCGTATGCGCATGAGCCTTGAGGCACATGGGATCGCATTTACCCGATTTTCCGCAATAGACGGGGCACGTATCTCTGAGTCCTTGCGGAAAAAGGTGGATTCTCAGGCGTATGAGCGAAGTATGGGGCAATATCTTTTGCCCGGCAAAGTAGGATGCTATTATTCGCATCTTTCAGTCTGGAAAGAGTTGGCTGCTTCGGAGTATCCAGTCGGCCTCATTCTGGAAGATGATATTGTCTTGCACGACGACTTTGTCGAAGCTCTGGAGGCTTCTTTGTCTGCCGCAGAATGCTGGGACATTCTTAGATTGAACGCAACACGTGCCAAATTTCCACTTAGGCGGGGGCAAGCTGGCAGATGGAACATCAACGGTTATCTGGGAAGATTCACCGGTAACGGATGTTATCTGATAAAGGCGGATGTGGCCGGTAGGATCAGTGCAACAATCGAGAACATGCGTCTGCCGTTCGAGCATGAGATAGGCCGGTTTTATGCACATGACTACCGGCTTGCCGGTCTCGAACCATTTCCCAGCCATATCGAGGATTTTGGTCTGAGCCAGATCGTTGGCGAAAACAACACCGACCTCAAGAAACCCAGTCTGTACAAGAGGATCCCACACTTTTTTTGGAAAGTTGCATCTTATTTCCGACGCGCCGCTTATCTCGTTCACCCACAAGGGTGGCCGAAACCAACTAAGCAGCGCGCCGATTGA
- a CDS encoding sulfotransferase: MSDGPNNGIKVTEGTTPVCGVNYICTGAVFTKAGVNSARSVRKHSPNLLIDIYTDSPSEIPDGLFDMVHLIADPHRRSKVDYMAKTRFDRSLYLDTDTRVVTDISNMFDLLDRFDLAIAHAHERNKKGNLGGWRCTIPDNFPQLNSGVMVYRRTPVVINMLSDWQAAFHTAGFNKDQVTLRELLWLSDLRIYILPPEYNVRYAKYIKVWAPNEAEPKILHFASYHHEVGVIQGLRGWRRQLQKLKNAFHDFKKKRKHRAKSRKVGRLKPHLPQVFCIGFHKTGTTSLGAALDTLGYRTIHGDGRGLWAGADEGRGLIAKIDAGDYALDTLPMFDAFLDNPYFSIWKKLADANPEARFILTQRSPDKWIESCVRYYGGRRVRPMRAWMFGQYADPASSPEAREKWLATYNKHNADILDYFADKPNFLCLNLTEDASWDSLCAFLDEPKPERPFPFLNSTQK, translated from the coding sequence GTGAGTGATGGGCCAAACAACGGTATCAAGGTGACAGAAGGCACGACACCTGTCTGCGGTGTAAATTATATCTGCACAGGCGCAGTGTTTACAAAGGCTGGCGTGAACTCGGCCCGTTCAGTACGGAAGCACTCGCCCAACCTGCTGATAGATATTTACACGGATTCGCCCTCGGAAATCCCCGACGGTCTTTTTGATATGGTTCATCTGATCGCTGACCCGCACCGGCGTTCAAAGGTCGACTATATGGCGAAGACGCGTTTTGATCGCTCCCTTTACCTCGATACCGACACGCGTGTCGTCACAGATATTTCCAACATGTTCGACCTTCTTGACCGGTTTGACCTTGCTATCGCGCATGCACATGAACGTAACAAGAAGGGTAATCTTGGAGGCTGGCGGTGTACGATACCGGATAACTTTCCACAACTGAACTCAGGCGTCATGGTCTATCGACGGACGCCTGTGGTGATTAACATGCTCTCTGACTGGCAAGCCGCGTTTCACACAGCCGGCTTTAACAAGGACCAGGTCACACTGAGGGAGTTGTTGTGGCTGTCAGACTTGCGGATCTATATTCTGCCCCCTGAATACAATGTCCGCTACGCCAAATATATCAAAGTCTGGGCGCCCAACGAGGCAGAACCAAAGATCCTTCACTTTGCCAGCTACCATCACGAAGTAGGTGTAATACAGGGCCTTCGTGGATGGCGGCGGCAGTTGCAGAAGTTGAAGAATGCATTTCACGATTTTAAGAAAAAGCGTAAGCATAGAGCTAAATCTCGAAAAGTTGGGCGACTAAAGCCACACCTGCCGCAGGTGTTCTGCATCGGGTTTCATAAGACGGGCACAACAAGCCTCGGCGCAGCGCTGGACACCCTGGGATATCGGACAATACATGGAGACGGACGCGGGCTTTGGGCTGGCGCCGATGAAGGCCGTGGTCTCATTGCAAAGATTGACGCTGGCGACTACGCTTTAGATACGTTGCCGATGTTTGACGCGTTTTTAGATAATCCTTACTTCTCGATTTGGAAGAAACTGGCAGACGCAAATCCTGAAGCACGGTTCATCCTCACACAACGCAGCCCCGACAAATGGATCGAGAGTTGCGTCCGCTATTACGGTGGCCGGCGAGTGCGCCCGATGCGCGCGTGGATGTTCGGTCAATACGCTGACCCCGCCAGCAGTCCTGAAGCGCGCGAAAAGTGGCTGGCAACCTACAACAAGCACAACGCTGACATTTTGGATTATTTTGCGGACAAACCAAACTTTTTATGTCTGAACCTAACAGAAGACGCGAGTTGGGACAGCCTCTGCGCCTTTTTGGATGAACCCAAGCCTGAACGGCCGTTTCCGTTTCTCAACTCAACCCAAAAATAG
- a CDS encoding class I adenylate-forming enzyme family protein — translation MDASIHSTISDLFCGTARRYGNRIALIEGDKQLSYRDLADHSAQVAHQFAAHGIKAGDHVGVALRHSISSFTSMLAIWMLNAVAVPIDFRIRPSEREKLAEEFDLAVIVQDGPAVNVDYRVIAWNRDFETEVAQQPITPPDGYCGYAHPATISLTSGTTGRPIGFVQSHKALVLRMMGYSQECAYPVNGRAFMTFPLSFSASRNHTLGQLLRGNTIYFHPPTFGAKEIAKRLIELKITFAFVVPAMIQDLLELAGDRETPMFPDLQLLYTGGAGMLPEQKIAAQKRLSSGFLHCFSSSLSGTVSTLVGEDVLTHPDTEGRVLGSVRVQIVDADGNELPDNQVGMVRCRSQTSAETVYKEASRATGDRIVDGWGYTGDLGRIDSDGFLTLVGRSADVILRSGINIYPAEIEVAISSIDGVASCAAVGFPDPALGEDIAVFIVADRALTEDFVLARAQVALPAGKRPSRVVFLDELPRNANGKVLTKDLRETLTAAT, via the coding sequence ATGGATGCATCGATCCACAGCACGATCAGTGACCTCTTTTGCGGAACAGCACGCCGCTACGGCAATCGCATTGCACTGATCGAGGGCGATAAACAACTCAGCTACCGTGATCTGGCGGATCATTCAGCGCAAGTTGCCCATCAATTTGCAGCGCATGGGATCAAAGCCGGCGATCATGTTGGTGTGGCGTTGCGGCACAGCATATCTTCGTTTACCTCCATGTTGGCCATATGGATGTTGAACGCCGTTGCCGTTCCGATTGATTTTCGCATTCGCCCTTCGGAACGTGAAAAGCTGGCAGAGGAATTTGACCTTGCTGTGATCGTGCAGGATGGACCGGCGGTTAATGTCGATTATCGGGTCATTGCATGGAACCGAGATTTCGAAACAGAGGTAGCGCAGCAACCGATCACGCCGCCGGACGGCTACTGCGGATATGCGCACCCGGCAACGATATCCCTGACTTCAGGGACCACCGGACGACCCATCGGTTTCGTGCAAAGCCATAAAGCACTTGTTTTGCGTATGATGGGCTATTCGCAAGAATGCGCGTATCCTGTTAATGGCCGCGCTTTCATGACATTTCCCTTGTCGTTTTCGGCGTCGCGCAACCACACACTGGGGCAGCTGCTGCGCGGGAATACGATCTACTTTCATCCGCCCACGTTTGGCGCAAAGGAGATTGCCAAACGTCTTATCGAGTTAAAGATTACCTTCGCTTTCGTCGTTCCAGCAATGATTCAGGATCTTCTTGAACTTGCCGGTGATCGCGAAACGCCCATGTTTCCTGATCTACAGCTACTTTACACAGGTGGCGCAGGCATGTTGCCAGAACAAAAGATCGCGGCACAAAAGCGCCTTTCGAGCGGGTTTCTTCACTGCTTTTCATCAAGCCTTTCCGGTACAGTCTCGACCCTGGTCGGAGAGGACGTGTTGACACACCCCGATACGGAAGGTCGCGTATTGGGCTCGGTGCGGGTGCAAATAGTTGACGCAGACGGAAATGAACTGCCTGACAATCAGGTTGGCATGGTGCGGTGTCGCAGCCAGACCTCTGCGGAAACCGTCTATAAAGAGGCCAGCCGCGCCACTGGAGACAGGATTGTCGACGGCTGGGGCTATACAGGCGATCTGGGCAGGATAGACAGTGACGGTTTCCTGACACTTGTCGGGCGAAGCGCTGATGTGATTTTGCGCAGCGGTATCAATATCTATCCCGCTGAAATCGAAGTCGCCATATCGTCGATCGACGGCGTCGCAAGTTGCGCGGCCGTCGGTTTTCCTGATCCGGCGCTCGGCGAAGACATCGCCGTATTTATTGTCGCTGACCGCGCGTTGACTGAAGACTTCGTCCTTGCCCGCGCACAGGTTGCCCTACCTGCGGGAAAGCGGCCTAGTCGTGTCGTCTTCCTCGACGAACTCCCGCGCAACGCCAACGGCAAGGTTTTGACGAAAGACTTGCGAGAGACGCTGACTGCGGCGACGTAA
- a CDS encoding thioesterase domain-containing protein — protein MTEHNSDLAIDGPVSRDELGLPNEYAPPETNIQQRITTAFSTFLKVSPVGLDDDFYDLGGDSLQGEQISLAVEEILGQEFQISSLFYTGTPRKIAATAQTNESAAPVKTKPILFIVHGKRGYTMPRKEFLDGLDKFCSIEMFEMPGIRGNGVPPTSLQAIAKAYCDRIETLQPEGEIYLSAFCVGGLIALDMVRQLNERGRKLRGVVLVDPNVSTELRTVYENYQNATTLTTRLFARLFALGTTGRWSENKPFLQDFFRWVHMKRMLADEERFLKTTSRKSQYAAQKLNPKAQAWLFASYRYATFVPVNNPITIIASADRMTFLSDPKGFWKYVAPHSKATDVASTHRDVFQAESERTVAIIRQTLFSDAQVS, from the coding sequence ATGACTGAACACAACTCTGATCTTGCGATAGATGGTCCCGTGTCACGAGATGAGCTTGGGCTCCCAAATGAATACGCGCCCCCAGAGACAAATATCCAGCAACGCATCACCACGGCGTTCTCTACCTTTCTGAAAGTCAGCCCAGTCGGCCTCGATGATGATTTTTATGATTTGGGCGGGGATTCACTTCAGGGTGAGCAAATCAGCTTGGCCGTTGAGGAAATCTTGGGACAGGAATTTCAGATTTCATCGCTCTTTTATACGGGAACGCCGCGCAAGATTGCGGCAACAGCACAGACAAACGAGAGCGCGGCACCAGTCAAAACAAAACCCATTCTCTTCATTGTGCACGGGAAGCGGGGCTACACGATGCCGCGCAAAGAATTCCTAGACGGTTTAGATAAGTTCTGTTCGATTGAGATGTTCGAAATGCCCGGAATACGTGGCAACGGGGTACCGCCGACATCGCTCCAAGCGATTGCGAAAGCATATTGTGACCGCATCGAAACGCTCCAGCCGGAGGGGGAAATCTATCTATCAGCTTTCTGCGTGGGTGGGCTGATTGCGCTGGATATGGTCCGGCAGCTGAACGAACGTGGACGCAAATTGCGCGGTGTCGTTCTTGTTGATCCCAACGTCTCGACGGAGCTGAGAACAGTCTACGAGAACTATCAAAACGCAACCACTTTGACGACGAGACTTTTCGCACGCCTTTTTGCGCTTGGCACCACAGGTCGATGGTCTGAAAACAAACCTTTCCTGCAGGATTTCTTCCGATGGGTTCATATGAAACGCATGCTTGCAGACGAAGAGCGGTTCCTGAAAACCACAAGTCGAAAGAGTCAGTACGCGGCGCAAAAGTTGAATCCCAAAGCACAGGCTTGGCTGTTCGCATCCTATCGTTATGCGACTTTCGTTCCGGTCAACAATCCGATCACAATTATCGCGTCTGCTGATCGCATGACTTTCCTCAGTGACCCAAAGGGCTTCTGGAAATATGTCGCCCCTCACTCGAAAGCAACTGATGTTGCGTCTACACACCGTGACGTTTTCCAAGCGGAAAGCGAACGGACAGTGGCGATAATCAGACAGACGTTATTTTCGGACGCGCAAGTATCATAA
- a CDS encoding TRAP transporter permease → MFLLDQFVVVEFGLATALVFLSPRGRPVRSYDYILAALALVVAVFSAVSMEKLVLLMFSGDAQVILLAGTLVALSLLACYRVTGAMMTAFVSAVLVFGALARYLPQPISAPPFSLGTYTVYIAYGGDAIVGQALRIVSVVVVVFIVFGKMFELMGGTRFFEHLAQRISANGAGSAVKVAAVASGLFGSISGSTTANVVTSGNFSIPMMRKIGLPAHQAAAIEAVASTGGQILPPVMGIAAFLMVEIAGIPYRDIITAAALPGLLYFVALFFQIDGFSRRLNLIGFKVEPMPLRQTLIEALFTLVPIFLIIFAVITMPYAPNTGAVLASGACIVLAFGRKGFRGTLKELFQKLVEAGDVAARIVATSAVIGILLGVVSYSGLGVAAAVGIEALAENNLALALLAAGVASYILGIGLATTAVYAVVGTLIAPSLVNLGLAPIAAHLFVFYCAMLSMITPPVAIACLAASGLANASFWRTSLQAMRFGWTLFFLPFLFVVNPALLMIGTLSEIVITAVTCLIGIAALSRTIGEFPCPSSNLPRAGLYIALSIIAMLPVAPPTVRLLAATGLVLLSVRDRKEAKRTLSLTVTEV, encoded by the coding sequence ATGTTCCTTTTGGACCAATTTGTCGTCGTTGAGTTTGGTCTCGCTACTGCACTCGTTTTTCTGTCGCCGCGCGGACGCCCGGTCCGTTCTTATGACTACATTCTGGCAGCCTTGGCGTTGGTCGTCGCGGTGTTCTCAGCCGTGAGTATGGAAAAACTCGTCTTGCTGATGTTCAGCGGAGATGCGCAAGTCATCTTGTTGGCAGGTACGCTCGTCGCGCTGAGCTTGCTTGCATGCTATCGCGTGACGGGCGCAATGATGACCGCTTTTGTATCCGCGGTTCTGGTTTTCGGCGCTCTGGCCCGCTACCTGCCACAACCCATCAGTGCGCCGCCATTCTCGCTTGGTACGTATACTGTCTATATCGCATACGGCGGAGATGCGATTGTCGGTCAGGCGCTACGCATCGTGTCCGTTGTGGTAGTGGTCTTCATCGTTTTTGGCAAAATGTTCGAACTGATGGGCGGCACGCGGTTTTTCGAACATCTTGCACAGCGGATTTCCGCGAATGGGGCAGGAAGCGCAGTTAAGGTGGCGGCCGTTGCCTCGGGCCTATTTGGCTCGATCAGTGGGAGCACGACAGCAAATGTTGTCACGTCGGGGAATTTTTCGATCCCTATGATGCGAAAAATAGGTCTTCCAGCGCATCAGGCCGCGGCCATCGAAGCGGTCGCATCAACAGGTGGACAGATTCTTCCGCCTGTTATGGGGATCGCGGCATTCCTGATGGTGGAAATCGCGGGCATACCCTACCGCGATATCATAACTGCTGCAGCCCTGCCCGGCCTGTTGTATTTCGTGGCACTCTTTTTCCAGATTGACGGCTTCTCGCGTCGATTGAACCTCATTGGGTTCAAAGTCGAGCCGATGCCGCTGCGCCAGACTCTGATCGAAGCTCTTTTTACGTTGGTTCCGATATTCTTGATTATCTTCGCGGTGATCACGATGCCCTACGCACCCAACACCGGAGCAGTGCTGGCATCGGGTGCATGCATCGTACTTGCTTTTGGGCGCAAAGGTTTTCGGGGGACCCTGAAAGAGCTTTTCCAGAAGCTTGTCGAAGCTGGGGATGTGGCGGCACGTATCGTTGCAACAAGCGCTGTCATTGGGATCTTGCTCGGTGTGGTCAGCTACAGCGGTCTCGGGGTTGCCGCAGCGGTGGGTATTGAGGCCCTTGCCGAGAACAATCTGGCTCTTGCTTTGTTGGCTGCCGGTGTTGCGTCCTATATTCTTGGTATTGGACTGGCAACGACGGCGGTTTATGCGGTTGTCGGAACGCTTATTGCACCGAGCTTGGTCAACCTCGGCCTTGCGCCGATTGCCGCGCATCTTTTCGTGTTCTATTGCGCTATGTTATCCATGATTACGCCACCGGTCGCAATCGCTTGCCTTGCCGCAAGTGGACTCGCGAATGCATCTTTCTGGAGAACCAGCCTTCAGGCCATGCGGTTCGGTTGGACCCTTTTTTTCCTGCCGTTTCTTTTTGTCGTGAACCCGGCGCTCTTGATGATCGGGACCCTTTCTGAAATCGTGATAACGGCGGTGACATGCCTGATAGGGATCGCTGCGCTTTCGCGGACGATTGGCGAATTCCCCTGTCCTTCAAGTAATCTGCCCCGAGCGGGGCTTTATATTGCGCTCAGCATCATAGCAATGCTGCCGGTTGCGCCGCCCACCGTACGTCTGCTGGCGGCCACCGGGCTTGTATTGCTAAGTGTGCGGGACCGAAAAGAAGCGAAGCGCACCCTCTCTCTGACTGTGACGGAAGTATAA
- a CDS encoding TAXI family TRAP transporter solute-binding subunit: protein MLSRFAIKPTALCFALCLSATNLSAQEASLATSSPGGTVYNLGLAIAEAGAGSEFDIRVTPFTSTTQAIPVVASGQVTFGLANAYELAMADTGTVSFEGSPIDGLRIVSALYPMRMGLMVRADSDIYSLADMTGRNVPSGFGSTATGELLIGAMLASGDLSYEDVNQINVASFGDMAAAFEAGRTDAMIGVLGSGRDARIAENVGGVRILGLGNDAEAETRVQEFVPVARIDPVLASSNILGVSDDSFALTYDYYIYTSEQTPDEVVAKALDALMSGKDVIALTVRAFADYSVDTAQRDIGIPFHPAALDSFSK, encoded by the coding sequence ATGCTATCCAGATTTGCTATCAAGCCTACTGCTCTCTGCTTCGCCCTTTGTTTGTCCGCGACGAACTTGTCAGCACAAGAAGCGTCGCTTGCGACATCGTCCCCCGGGGGTACGGTCTACAACCTCGGGCTGGCAATCGCAGAGGCCGGTGCGGGATCTGAGTTTGATATCAGGGTCACACCATTCACAAGCACAACACAAGCAATTCCCGTTGTTGCAAGTGGTCAGGTGACTTTTGGACTGGCCAACGCCTATGAGCTTGCAATGGCAGACACTGGCACTGTTTCTTTTGAAGGCTCTCCGATTGATGGCCTGCGCATCGTTTCAGCCCTTTATCCCATGCGGATGGGTCTGATGGTGCGTGCAGACAGCGACATTTATTCGCTTGCAGACATGACAGGGCGCAATGTTCCTTCTGGCTTCGGCTCAACCGCAACAGGTGAACTGCTGATCGGCGCGATGCTGGCATCAGGTGACCTATCCTATGAAGACGTCAATCAAATCAATGTTGCGAGTTTTGGTGATATGGCGGCTGCATTCGAAGCAGGACGCACGGACGCCATGATTGGTGTGCTTGGATCCGGTCGTGACGCGCGAATTGCAGAAAACGTGGGTGGGGTGCGCATTCTTGGTTTGGGCAACGACGCTGAGGCAGAAACACGCGTACAGGAGTTTGTACCTGTTGCACGGATCGATCCAGTCTTGGCATCGTCCAACATACTTGGCGTGTCAGATGACAGCTTCGCGCTCACCTATGACTACTACATTTATACGTCAGAGCAGACACCAGACGAGGTCGTGGCGAAGGCTCTGGACGCTCTTATGTCAGGTAAGGATGTTATTGCTCTCACCGTCCGCGCCTTTGCCGATTACAGCGTTGATACGGCCCAGCGTGACATTGGAATACCCTTTCATCCGGCAGCTTTGGACTCTTTCAGCAAATAG